The Vicia villosa cultivar HV-30 ecotype Madison, WI linkage group LG1, Vvil1.0, whole genome shotgun sequence genome includes a region encoding these proteins:
- the LOC131596500 gene encoding uncharacterized protein LOC131596500, translating to MNLERPLFQGGIVPPPGFPQYGMPTSMMVGLHTNPSMYSDSMMATGTSMNLESRPTWVGYMPQSSPSLNTTSTLSIRQQIDESNHDMVNAITQQIGTIFTPMINNTNHSYEMLAGQMARIAEFFGTPPVPPRPIPQVSNVRVVETPGNGVRIETQQQVPERYEEEHIDQNIPRVVQWNQDAHQVLRHVQQNAHIGHNNISNVVEQILVQNGINVGLHRPNFVSPLSEYVRQTELPRGWKVPKFTKFAGETGESTVEHVARFQTEAGDLANNENLKMKYFPTSLTKNAFTWFTTLPPQFVFSWNQLKIISRTILYGTVEN from the coding sequence ATGAATCTGGAAAGACCGTTATTTCAAGGAGGAATAGTCCCTCCGCCTGGATTCCCTCAATATGGAATGCCTACATCGATGATGGTGGGTTTGCATACTAACCCATCTATGTATTCTGATAGCATGATGGCCACAGGTACATCTATGAATCTAGAAAGTCGACCAACATGGGTAGGATATATGCCCCAATCGTCCCCATCACTAAATACTACGTCTACATTGTCTATTAgacaacaaatagacgaaagtaaccatgatatggtgaATGCCATAACACAACAAATTGGGActatttttactcccatgataaataacacaaacCATAGTTATGAGATGTTGGCTGGTCAAATGGCTAGAATAGCAGAATTTTTTGGGACACCACCAGTTCCACCTCGACCCATTCCCCAAGTTTCGAATGTAAGAGTAGTAGAAACACCAGGAAATGGAGTTAGAATAGAAACTCAACAACAGGTGCCAGAGCGATACGAAGAGGAGCACATTGATCAAAATATCCCAAGAGTTGTACAATGGAATCAAGATGCACATCAAGTGTTAAGACATGTCCAGCAAAATGCTCATATTGGCCACAATAATATTTCAAATGTAGTGGAACAAATCTTAGTTCAAAATGGGATAAATGTAGGACTTCATAGGCCTAATTTTGTGTCCCCCTTGTCAGAATATGTTAGGCAAACTGAGTTAcctagggggtggaaagtcccaaaatttaCTAAGTTCGCTGGCGAAACTGGTGAGTCGACAGTTGAACATGTCGCCAGATTTCAGACTGAAGCTGGTGATCTTGCCAATAATGAGAACTTGAAAATGAAGTATTTCCCaacttctttaacaaaaaatgctttcactTGGTTCACAACCTTACCTCCACAGTTTGTATTTTCTTGGAACCAATTAAAGATTATTTCacgaacaattttatatgggacagtcgaaaattag